A genomic region of Candidatus Dadabacteria bacterium contains the following coding sequences:
- the dapB gene encoding 4-hydroxy-tetrahydrodipicolinate reductase: MIKVAVAGVCGRMGMSVASLAGSDGDIELVGATEAAGHVSVGRDLGDLVAGAGPGVSVSDSISEAARDSDVIIDFTVPEATLAHAEYSVRNGKSMVIGTTGFEPGQREELLGMLRRIPCVFSPNMSVGINVLFEISRQVASHLGESYDAEIFEAHHRGKADSPSGTAIALAEAVAAGLGSELEDVARYERHGRIGARGEGEIGIQTLRGGDVVGDHTVMFLGDGERVELTHRATSRENFSAGAIRAAKWIPGKPPGVYAMRDVLGF; this comes from the coding sequence GTGATAAAGGTTGCGGTAGCGGGGGTGTGCGGGCGTATGGGAATGAGCGTGGCTTCACTCGCGGGCTCAGACGGGGATATCGAGCTTGTGGGGGCGACTGAGGCGGCGGGACACGTTTCGGTCGGCCGGGATCTAGGGGATCTTGTCGCGGGCGCGGGGCCGGGAGTAAGCGTGAGTGACAGCATTTCGGAAGCGGCCCGGGACTCGGACGTCATAATTGACTTTACCGTTCCCGAGGCGACCCTTGCCCACGCCGAATATTCGGTCCGGAACGGAAAGTCGATGGTCATAGGGACAACAGGCTTTGAGCCCGGGCAGAGGGAAGAGCTCCTTGGGATGCTTCGGCGGATACCGTGCGTTTTCTCTCCCAACATGAGCGTCGGGATAAACGTCCTTTTCGAGATATCGAGGCAGGTGGCTTCTCATCTGGGAGAGAGCTACGACGCCGAGATTTTCGAGGCCCATCACAGGGGGAAAGCCGATTCTCCCAGCGGAACGGCAATCGCGCTCGCAGAAGCGGTCGCCGCCGGTCTCGGATCAGAACTCGAAGACGTGGCAAGATACGAAAGGCACGGACGGATAGGGGCGAGAGGGGAAGGGGAAATAGGCATCCAGACGCTTCGGGGAGGAGACGTGGTCGGGGACCACACCGTCATGTTCCTCGGCGACGGGGAGAGAGTGGAGCTTACCCACAGGGCGACCAGCAGGGAGAACTTCTCTGCGGGCGCGATTCGCGCGGCGAAGTGGATTCCGGGAAAACCTCCGGGGGTCTACGCTATGAGGGACGTGCTCGGATTCTGA
- a CDS encoding membrane dipeptidase, protein MDAHQDIAFHMRHYKRDFENPEVPCMITLPGLRQSGTRVVFNTVFIHPKHKPARSVTEAMAQLDLYDKIYSEHSESVFQIKNRGDIDKLGEGRKIGFFTLMEGADPVLNPEHLLEYQKRGVRAIGLSWNNRNIYASGPESSEGLSEQGKELLRQMNALGITLDLSHLNERCFWESVELTDLIPVATHSNSRALVDHPRNLRDEQLRAISERSGVIGVVFYGKFLRKGEGHATLEDIYAHIDQIIGVCGEDHVGVGTDMDGAPINDFPEEMRHISELPALPEYLLGKGYPRAVVEKIMGKNFLRVIKTNLEKVPDDIE, encoded by the coding sequence ATCGACGCTCACCAGGACATAGCCTTTCACATGCGCCACTACAAAAGGGACTTCGAGAATCCCGAGGTTCCCTGCATGATAACCCTGCCCGGGCTCAGACAGAGCGGGACCAGGGTTGTTTTCAACACCGTTTTTATACACCCGAAGCACAAACCAGCGCGTTCCGTCACAGAAGCCATGGCCCAGCTTGACCTCTACGACAAGATATACAGCGAACACTCAGAAAGCGTTTTTCAGATAAAAAACAGAGGAGACATAGACAAACTGGGGGAAGGCAGAAAAATCGGGTTTTTCACTCTCATGGAAGGAGCTGACCCCGTATTGAACCCGGAGCATCTTCTTGAATACCAAAAAAGGGGCGTCCGGGCTATCGGCCTTTCCTGGAACAACAGGAACATCTACGCCTCCGGGCCCGAAAGCAGCGAAGGACTCTCCGAGCAGGGAAAAGAGCTTCTGCGGCAGATGAACGCCCTGGGAATCACGCTTGATCTCTCCCACCTTAACGAACGCTGTTTCTGGGAAAGCGTGGAACTAACCGATCTCATACCCGTTGCGACCCACTCTAATTCAAGAGCGCTTGTGGATCATCCAAGAAACCTGCGTGACGAGCAGCTTCGCGCCATCTCCGAGAGGAGCGGGGTAATCGGGGTTGTCTTCTACGGGAAATTCCTAAGGAAAGGAGAGGGTCACGCTACCCTCGAAGACATATACGCCCACATAGACCAGATTATAGGCGTCTGCGGCGAGGATCACGTGGGAGTGGGAACCGACATGGACGGAGCGCCGATAAATGATTTCCCAGAGGAAATGAGACATATATCCGAACTCCCGGCACTCCCCGAGTATCTCCTCGGCAAGGGATACCCGAGGGCGGTTGTGGAAAAAATAATGGGGAAAAACTTCCTTCGGGTAATAAAAACGAATCTTGAAAAGGTACCGGACGACATAGAGTAA
- a CDS encoding YicC family protein has product MKSMTGFAESSVSTEIGKIMVDMRSENHRFLDVKASVPESLLHMETSIEDRLKNSIQRGKLRLRLSVQTNKKERQRLSEKVLRENHSSLKRINSALGLKTEIGIEHLLMMENSFESHAGPEVSRETEARIKEAVAKTLVKFNRSREIEGQKLEKSILGRLEVIRKTVDGIKKKRKEFIKKSDKKTKEKIEKIFSSKHKDDPIISQEAAAIITEKSEIDEEIVRLEAHISKFRKTARKKGAVGKELDFLVQEMNREAGTISAKCKDAGISHLTIGVRLELEKIREQIQNIE; this is encoded by the coding sequence ATGAAAAGCATGACAGGTTTCGCGGAATCATCCGTAAGCACGGAGATCGGAAAGATCATGGTGGACATGCGTTCGGAGAACCACAGGTTCCTTGACGTCAAGGCCAGCGTTCCCGAATCGTTACTCCACATGGAAACCTCCATTGAAGACAGGCTGAAGAACTCGATTCAGAGGGGTAAGCTCCGCCTGAGGCTTTCCGTGCAGACAAACAAAAAGGAAAGACAGCGGTTATCCGAAAAGGTTCTCCGGGAAAATCACAGTTCCCTCAAAAGAATCAATTCCGCCCTGGGGCTCAAAACGGAGATAGGAATTGAGCACCTGCTCATGATGGAGAATTCCTTTGAAAGCCACGCCGGACCAGAGGTCTCAAGGGAGACGGAAGCCAGAATCAAGGAAGCGGTCGCAAAAACTCTCGTAAAGTTCAACAGAAGCCGGGAAATCGAGGGGCAGAAACTTGAAAAATCCATACTCGGGCGTCTGGAGGTCATAAGAAAGACTGTTGACGGCATAAAGAAGAAACGGAAGGAATTCATAAAGAAATCCGACAAAAAGACTAAGGAGAAAATCGAGAAAATCTTCTCCTCAAAGCACAAGGACGATCCCATTATCTCCCAGGAAGCCGCGGCAATAATCACGGAGAAAAGCGAGATTGACGAGGAAATCGTAAGGCTTGAGGCTCATATCTCAAAGTTCAGGAAAACCGCCAGGAAAAAGGGGGCCGTAGGGAAGGAGCTTGACTTTCTGGTCCAGGAAATGAACAGGGAGGCGGGAACGATATCGGCGAAATGCAAGGACGCGGGGATCTCGCACCTTACAATAGGCGTACGCCTTGAACTCGAGAAAATACGGGAACAGATTCAGAATATAGAATAG
- a CDS encoding DoxX family protein has protein sequence MLSYGRDRDWDLGLLLLRVGFGFSMLIFHGYGKLIGGPERWAKVGGSLQTFGIDFYPVFWGFMAAFAESFCSVFIIAGIFFMPATFLLSINMIVAVLFHLYLPEESPAAGWSGASHAIEYLFVYVVLMISGPGKYRINLG, from the coding sequence ATGTTAAGTTACGGCAGAGACAGGGACTGGGATTTAGGACTTCTTCTGCTAAGAGTGGGCTTCGGCTTCTCGATGCTTATTTTTCACGGCTACGGAAAGCTGATCGGCGGGCCCGAGAGATGGGCTAAAGTCGGGGGGTCGCTACAGACCTTCGGCATTGATTTTTATCCGGTTTTCTGGGGCTTTATGGCGGCTTTTGCCGAGTCTTTCTGCTCGGTTTTCATAATCGCGGGGATTTTCTTTATGCCTGCGACTTTTCTTCTGTCCATTAACATGATCGTAGCGGTTCTCTTTCACCTGTATCTTCCGGAGGAGTCACCCGCGGCGGGATGGTCGGGGGCTTCACACGCGATTGAGTATCTTTTCGTCTACGTAGTGTTGATGATTTCCGGCCCCGGAAAGTACAGGATAAACCTGGGCTGA
- the sucD gene encoding succinate--CoA ligase subunit alpha, with protein MSILVDKDSKVLVQGITGSAGLFHATQCREYGTNIVGGVTPGKGGNSVEGFPVFDTMSEAVRETGADVSLVFVPAAFAMDSMLEALDSGVKLVICITEGIPTLDVVRVKEYMRGSDSRLVGPNCPGVITPGEAKVGIMPGYIHKPGRVGIISRSGTLTYEAVWQLTNLDIGQSTCIGIGGDPVIGTTFIDALSLYENDPDTDAVVMIGEIGGSDEEEAAEYISQNFTKPIAAFIAGATAPKGKRMGHAGAIISGSSGSAEDKFRALERAGVTTCKSPAEMGEALKSAIS; from the coding sequence ATAAGCATTCTTGTAGATAAAGACTCCAAAGTTCTCGTGCAGGGGATAACGGGAAGCGCCGGGCTTTTCCACGCGACCCAGTGCCGCGAGTACGGAACCAACATCGTTGGCGGCGTCACCCCGGGAAAAGGCGGAAACAGCGTCGAGGGATTCCCGGTTTTCGACACCATGTCCGAGGCGGTGCGGGAAACCGGAGCGGACGTGTCCCTTGTGTTCGTTCCTGCAGCGTTTGCTATGGACTCGATGCTGGAGGCCCTTGATTCCGGCGTCAAGCTCGTAATCTGCATAACCGAGGGAATACCCACCCTGGACGTTGTGAGGGTAAAAGAGTACATGAGGGGTTCTGACTCAAGGCTCGTGGGACCCAACTGCCCGGGCGTTATAACCCCCGGGGAGGCCAAGGTGGGGATAATGCCGGGGTACATACATAAACCCGGAAGAGTGGGAATAATCTCAAGAAGCGGAACTCTCACCTACGAGGCCGTATGGCAGCTTACTAACCTCGACATAGGACAATCCACGTGCATCGGCATAGGCGGCGATCCAGTTATCGGAACCACCTTTATCGACGCGCTTTCGCTCTATGAGAACGACCCGGACACAGACGCGGTGGTAATGATAGGGGAAATCGGTGGGTCTGACGAAGAAGAGGCGGCCGAATACATAAGCCAGAACTTCACGAAGCCCATAGCCGCGTTCATCGCGGGAGCCACGGCGCCCAAGGGGAAAAGGATGGGCCACGCCGGAGCCATTATTTCAGGGAGTTCGGGAAGCGCCGAGGACAAGTTCCGTGCCCTCGAGCGCGCCGGAGTCACCACCTGCAAAAGCCCGGCCGAGATGGGAGAAGCGCTAAAAAGCGCAATCTCCTAA